In Nicotiana tabacum cultivar K326 chromosome 2, ASM71507v2, whole genome shotgun sequence, the following proteins share a genomic window:
- the LOC107827122 gene encoding protein FAR-RED IMPAIRED RESPONSE 1-like — translation MENEFTEDDMVVGPISGIRFRDNDYLFAFYKEHARLKGFSIVKRNSNKKGGDTARYITYCCDRARIRKTKFTTKSNNCKARLTVVLDDSGCWRVSKVVHDHNHDFLPSISRLMTRHRSVFYSLKRDLVAHDRSGITPSKNIRLAEVQRGGLQNLGCTPKDCRNFILKSRNFEMQEGDAQSLLNFFREMQVKDMEFFYSIDVDNIGRLRNVVWEQFHDAICFDTTYLVNRYNMPCATFVGINHHRQSILLGCALMSHEDINSYKLVFRTWLDAMGNVHPDAIITDQCQSIKPAIAEVMPHTIHRYCIWHIFSKLPLYLSGVRPSKIARGEFKSMVLDSITVEVFERKWTKYIAKYNLHTRNWFNKFYSKKEKWVPVYLDVYFWAGMLSTQRSEGMHAFFDGYITRQNTLRMFVHQYELAIRAKHEKELKAEYRSKDFQIVCESLFKWEEQHIPKRIYKHLPEINNTVLLQYGGKEWFVGMTIGERRWLKDG, via the coding sequence ATGGAGAATGAATTCACTGAAGATGATATGGTTGTAGGTCCAATCTCTGGAATTCGATTTAGAGATAACGATTATTTGTTTGCATTCTACAAAGAACATGCACGATTAAAAGGATTCTCCATCGTCAAACGAAATTCCAACAAGAAGGGTGGTGACACTGCCAGGTACATAACTTATTGTTGTGATAGGGCTAGGATTCGCAAAACCAAGTTTACCACCAAGAGTAACAATTGTAAAGCTAGGCTCACTGTTGTTTTGGATGATTCTGGTTGTTGGCGCGTCTCTAAGGTTGTTCACGATCACAATCATGATTTTCTTCCTTCCATATCGCGCCTGATGACTAGACATAGGTCCGTTTTTTATTCTTTGAAGAGGGATCTTGTAGCTCACGATCGATCTGGCATTACACCCTCCAAGAATATTAGACTTGCTGAGGTTCAACGTGGTGGACTGCAAAATTTGGGTTGCACTCCAAAAGAttgtagaaattttattttaaagagtAGGAATTTTGAAATGCAAGAAGGGGACGCACAGTCACTGCTCAACTTTTTTCGTGAAATGCAAGTTAAGGATATGGAGTTTTTCTATTCAATAGACGTTGATAATATTGGTAGGCTGCGAAATGTGGTATGGGAGCAATTCCATGATGCGATATGCTTTGATACGACGTACCTTGTGAATCGATATAATATGCCATGTGCTACATTTGTTGGCATCAATCACCATAGACAGTCCATCTTACTGGGATGTGCTCTCATGTCTCATGAAGATATCAATAGTTATAAATTGGTTTTTAGAACTTGGCTTGATGCCATGGGAAATGTTCATCCAGATGCGATCATAACTGACCAGTGTCAGAGCATTAAGCCAGCCATTGCTGAAGTGATGCCACATACAATACATAGGTATTGTATTTGGCATATATTTTCAAAGTTGCCTCTTTACTTAAGTGGTGTTCGTCCTTCTAAAATTGCACGTGGAGAATTTAAATCCATGGTCCTTGATAGCATTACTGTTGAAGTTTTTGAGAGAAAATGGACAAAATATATCGCAAAGTATAATTTGCATACACGGAATTGGTTCAACAAGTTTTACTCTAAGAAGGAAAAATGGGTTCCTGTGTACCTTGATGTATATTTTTGGGCTGGTATGCTATCTACGCAAAGAAGTGAGGGGATGCATGCGTTCTTTGATGGATATATTACCCGTCAAAACACTCTTAGGATGTTTGTTCACCAGTATGAGTTAGCTATAAGAGCTAAGCATGAGAAAGAGTTGAAAGCGGAATACAGGTCAAAGGACTTTCAAATTGTGTGTGAGTCATTGTTCAAGTGGGAGGAGCAG